In one window of Henckelia pumila isolate YLH828 chromosome 1, ASM3356847v2, whole genome shotgun sequence DNA:
- the LOC140882943 gene encoding nifU-like protein 1, chloroplastic, protein MASLRLGMYSQIIPPFSPNSRITSSSSSSPISLKFVVKSGLYSAEHLELNAKNVDKVLDDVRPYLIADGGNIDVVSVDDGVVSLKLQGACGSCPSSTTTMKMGVERVLKEKFGDAIKDISQVDESQGQATTVDSVNAHLDILRPAINNYGGSVQVISIDGGDCLVKYVGPPTIGSGIQAAIKERFPDILNVHFIT, encoded by the exons ATGGCGTCCTTGAGACTTGGCATGTACTCTCAGATAATCCCACCCTTTTCCCCAAACTCAAGAAttacatcatcatcatcatcctcgcCGATCTCTCTCAAATTCGTCGTTAAATCAGGATTGTACTCAGCCGAGCACTTGGAGCTTAACGCAAAAAACGTGGACAAGGTTCTCGATGATGTCCGCCCCTACCTCATCGCAGACGGTGGTAACATCGATGTTGTATCGGTCGATGACGGCGTCGTTTCTCTCAAGCTTCAAG GGGCGTGTGGAAGCTGTCCTAGCTCAACAACCACCATGAAAATGGGCGTGGAAAGGGTTCTCAAGGAAAAATTCGGGGACGCCATCAAGGACATCTCCCAAGTAGACGAATCCCAGGGCCAGGCGACCACCGTTGAC TCGGTGAACGCTCATCTGGACATTTTGAGGCCGGCTATCAACAACTATGGTGGAAGTGTACAAGTTATATCCATTGATGGTGGGGATTGTCTTGTCAAGTATGTTGGCCCCCCCACCATTGGATCTGGAATTCAAGCTGCCATCAAAGAGAGATTTCCAGACATTCTCAATGTTCATTTCATTACCTAG
- the LOC140874227 gene encoding uncharacterized protein codes for MLDAAANGSLFRKTPAEAWEIIGNMAESNIGWPDAKKERKAGVLEVDALTSLNAKIDALTHQMAVMQTSSANQVQVQQPDEQQVFEVNAANFMGNQGRQQYNPYSNTYNPGWKNHPNFAWKAADPTANTSKPVEKKPSFEEIMMKYVAGTETRLQNQEAMLQKLETQMNTDAKNTEDEEASDLVKEKELDEAPKQADSTPTGKKGIGEVKPTTISLQLADRSIKYPRGIVEDVLVKVDKFIFPEQLSVDPLEICLTGTTNEEQVSEEVHEVARYLDWSLPFDRLINTKMGELNHTPKSLKPSIEEPPTLELKPLPSHLKYLYVLKNDKLPIICSSSLTGCEEEKLLRVIREHIRSIGWSLADLKGISPTMCMHKILMEAEHKTSTQPQRRLNPAMQERCEESNLVLNWEKCHFMVKEGIVLGHKVSELGVEVDRAKLEVIEKLPPPANLKGIRSFLGHAAAQLNYATTEKELLAVVFTLDKFISYLVGSKVIVHTDHSALKYLMRKKDSKPRKGAENQVADHLSRLENQGADTQVIHDDFPDEQLFEVSNLPWCIPAEEKVGNISRRHEMPLNNILVCEVFYVWGIDFMGPFPVSEGNKYILVAVDYVSKWVEALACRTNDSKATGEERLLQLNELEELRLEAYENARIYKKKTKKWHDQRIVPREFEICGVYYRAQV; via the exons ATGCTAGATGCTGCTGCCAACGGAAGCCTATTCAGAAAGACACCGGCAGAGGCATGGGAAATTATAGGAAATATGGCTGAGagcaacattggatggccagatgctaaaaaagagagaaaagctGGAGTTCTTGAAGTCGATGCACTAACATCACTTAATGCCAAGATCGATGCACTTACCCATCAGATGGCAGTTATGCAGACATCTTcagccaatcaagtgcaagTCCAACAGCCTGACGAACAACAAGTATTTGAAGTTAATGCAGCAAActttatgggaaatcaagggagacagcagtacaatccaTACAGCAACACttacaatcctggctggaaAAACCATCCAAACTTCGCTTGGAAAGCTGCAGATCCTACAGCTAACACATCGAAGCCAGTAGAGAAGAAGCCCTCttttgaagaaattatgatgaaatatgtagctggtACTGAGACCCGTCTACAGAATCAAGAGGCAATGTTACAGAAATTAGAGACACAGATGA ATACTGATGCAAAGAATACTGAGGATGAAGAAGCAAGTGACCTAGTCAAGGAAAAAGAGCTGGATGAAGCACCAAAGCAGGCAGACTCCACGCCTACaggcaagaaag gaattggtgaagttaagCCAACTACTATTTCCCTAcaattagctgatagatctataaaatatccaaggggaATTGTAGAGGATGTGTTGGTAAAggttgataagtttatatttcca GAACAGTTGTCGGTGGATCCATTAGAAATATGTTTGACAGGTACAACTAATGAAGAACAGGTTAGTGAGGAAGTTCATGAAGTAGCACGGTATTTGGATTGGAGTCTACCCTTcgacagactcatcaataccaagatgggAGAGCTCAACCATACTCCAAAATCGCTGAAGCCATCCATCGAAGAGCCCCCtactcttgaacttaaaccacttCCATCTCATTTGAAGTATTTGTATGTATTAAAGAACGATAAACTGCCAATAAtttgttcatcttctttgacaggttgcGAGGAGGAAAAGTTGCTGCGTGTGATCCGAGAACACATAAGATCCATAGGTTGGAGTTTGGCCGATcttaagggtattagtccaaccatgtgcatgcacaaaatcttGATGGAGGCGGAACATAAGACATCGACTCAACCACAGAGGCGACTTAACCCAGcaatgcaagag AGATGCGAGGAGAGTAATTTGGTattgaattgggaaaaatgccacTTCATGGTGAAAGAGGGCATTGTTTTAGGCCATAAGGTGTCTGAGTTAGGTGTGGAAGTGGACAGagcaaaacttgaagtaattgaaaaacttccacctcccGCAAATTTGAAGGGCATTAggagttttcttgggcatgctg ccGCCCAACTGAACTACGCGACTACTGAAAAAGAACTTCTCGCAGTCGTATTCACCTTGGATAAGTTCATATCTTATTTGGTGGGGAGCAAAGTCATAGTTCACACGGATCACTCGGCCTTGAAGTATTTGATGAGAAAAAAGGATtctaaacccag GAAAGGAGCTGAAAATCAAGTTGCGGACCACCTTTCTCGTTTGGAAAATCAAGGCGCTGATACGCAGGTGATCcatgatgattttccagatgagcagttgtttgaggtATCCAACCTACCATG gtgtattccagcAGAAGAG AAGGTTGGTAATATCTCTAGGAGACATGAGATGCCCCTCAATAATATTCTTGTATGTGAAGTTTTTTATGTGTGGGGTATagatttcatgggaccgtttCCTGTGTCTGAAGGGAACAAGTATATTTTGGTTGCGGTCGATTATGTTTCTAAGTGGGTTGAAGCACTAGCTTGTAGGACGAATGACTCTAAG gCTACAGGTGAAGAACGGTTACTacaattgaatgaacttgaagagCTCAGGTTGGAGGCCTATGAAAATGCCAGAATCTACAAGAAAAAGACCAAGAAGTGGCATGATCAGCGCATTGTCCCACGTGAATTCGAG ATTTGTGGAGTTTATTATCGCGCTCAAGTTTAG